In a single window of the Microbacterium sp. Root61 genome:
- a CDS encoding enoyl-CoA hydratase/isomerase family protein: MITLRISGGVAEIVLDAPEKRNALSLEALAELDAAYREAEASGVRALLLHGEGRAFCAGRDIAGVDPATDDVPGYLGAVESLMRRMAAFPAPTFAAVHGACLGVGLGLAIATDVVYIAETAKVGSPFANLGAMLDSGGHALLYERLGAHRALDLIYTGDLLSGAEAVGAGLFSRVLPDEEVLAFTRERVARAAAGPTQSFLASKRLIGRLRDEHLWAVAAAESRGQARLRDTADYREGFAAFQQKRPPEFRGI, translated from the coding sequence ATGATCACGCTCCGGATCAGCGGCGGCGTCGCCGAGATCGTCCTCGACGCTCCCGAGAAGCGCAACGCCCTGTCGCTCGAGGCGCTCGCAGAGCTGGATGCCGCCTACCGCGAGGCCGAGGCATCCGGGGTCCGCGCCCTGCTGCTGCACGGCGAGGGGCGCGCGTTCTGCGCCGGGCGCGACATCGCCGGGGTGGACCCCGCGACCGACGACGTGCCGGGGTATCTCGGAGCGGTCGAGTCGCTGATGCGCCGGATGGCGGCCTTCCCCGCCCCGACGTTCGCCGCCGTGCACGGGGCCTGCCTCGGGGTGGGGCTGGGGCTGGCGATCGCGACCGACGTCGTCTACATCGCCGAGACGGCCAAGGTCGGGTCCCCTTTCGCGAACCTCGGTGCGATGCTCGATTCCGGCGGCCACGCCCTCCTGTACGAGCGGCTCGGGGCCCATCGCGCCCTCGACCTCATCTACACCGGCGACCTGTTGTCGGGGGCGGAGGCGGTCGGGGCGGGCCTGTTCAGCCGGGTCCTTCCGGACGAGGAGGTGCTCGCCTTCACGCGCGAGCGGGTGGCGCGTGCCGCCGCCGGTCCGACGCAGTCGTTCCTCGCCTCCAAGCGCCTCATCGGCCGCCTGCGCGACGAGCACCTGTGGGCGGTGGCGGCGGCGGAGTCGCGCGGCCAGGCGCGGCTGCGCGACACCGCCGACTACCGCGAGGGCTTCGCCGCCTTCCAGCAGAAGCGGCCTCCGGAGTTCCGCGGGATCTGA